The genome window TCGGCATGGACGTGGTGGCGGCGGTGCAGCGGCATCCCGCGCATTGATTTTGAATCAAGTATCGTTTTCAGGCTGCCTGATTGGAGACAACAGGCAGCCTGAAATTTTTGTATTCAATAGGGCGGTAATGAGCCGTTGCCGTTCCATTTGGATTTCAGGCTGCCTACCGCATCGCCCCATTGTTCTCCTGCATCATCGCCGCCCGCTGCTGTTGCCGATACGCCCACGGCGCAAGCGGGTTTTTACCGTGCCATAAGCCGATTCTTTCCTGCTTCGCCCGCGCTTCGGCTTGGCTGTATTGCGCGTAATCCGTTGGGTTTTGCCGTTTGCGCGCGATGCTGCGGTAGTGCCACGCGTTGCCGTTTTCAATTTGCGCGCGGTTGATGTCTTGCCCGCCCAGCGTGATGGTGGCGATTTGGCGTTGGTAGCGGTCGGTGTCGTGGATGGTGAGCCGCACCGTTTGCCGCTCAACCAGCTGCCGCAGCGCGTCGCGGCTGGCGATGCCGTGCGCTTGGTCCAGCTCGGGCGCGTCGATGTAGGCAAGGCGGATGCGCCGTTTTGCGCCGTGCGCATCGGTTACGCGCACTGTGTCGCCATCGTGCACGCCGGTTACGCGGGCGGTGTAGCTGATGGGCAGTTGGGCGCAGGCGGCGAGCGGAAGCAGCAGCGCGAAAAGGGGGAGCGTGTGTTTCATGGTTTCAATCGTTTGAGTGGTGCGGTTAAACGGAAATGCCGCCCGATAGGATGCCCCTTGCAGAGGTTCAACCATACGGGGCAGCTTGAAAATAGCGTTGCCCGTTGCGGCGAAATCGGCTGCGTAGTGTACTGGATGATGCGGCGCAGAGAAAGCCGAATGCGGCACGGCAAATCATTTATAATTTCAGGCAGCCTGAAAGCCGCAGGCTTCAACGAAGCTAAAACGAGCAACGCACGTTGCCGCGAAACGAAAACCGCAAAGGAACCCCCATGTTTGCAAAATTCATCCCCATGCTCGCCCTCGCCGCCATCCCCGCCGCCCAAGCCGCCGCGCCCAATCTGATGCTGGCGCAAGAATACAAAAACCAAAACATCCAAGGCTGGGCGATGAGCGAAAAGCTGGACGGCGTGCGCGCCTATTGGGACGGCAAGCAGCTAATCAGCCGCCAAGGCAACGTGTTCGCCCCGCCTGCGGGCTTCACCCGCGATTTTCCGCCGTTCGCGCTGGATGGCGAGCTGTATATCGGGCGCGGCAAGTTTGAAGCGGTATCGGCGGCGGTGCGCACGGCGGGGCATTCTTGGCAGGGCATCAAGCTGTATGTGTTTGATGCGCCAAAAGAAAGCGGCAACCTGTATCAGCGTTTAGCCAAGGCGAAGCAGCATCTCGCCAAGCATCCCAACGCCAATTTTGCCGTGCTCGCGCAAACGCCGGTGCAAAACGAAGCCCACGCGCGGCGGTTTTTGCGCGAAATCGAAGCGCAAGGCGGCGAGGGCGTGATGCTGCGCAACCCCGACACGCCGTATCAAGGCGGGCGCAGCAGCGATTTGTTGAAGCTCAAATCCGCCCACGATGCCGAATGCGTGGTTACGCAACACCATGAAGGCAAAGGCAAATATGCGGGCATGCTCGGCGCGTTGTCGTGCAAAAACCAGCTGGGCGAATTTCGCATCGGCTCGGGCTTTAAAGACGCACAGCGCAAAAACCCGCCCAAAATCGGCAGCACCATCACTTATAAATACCGCGGCTTCACCAGCAAAGGCACGCCGCGCTTTGCCACGTTTTTGCGCGCGCGAACGGACAAATAAAACGCAAATCATTGCATTGAGGTCGCATTGAGGCAGCCTGAAAAGCGGAAAGCGGGTTTTCAGGCTGCCTCAAAGCCCTTAAAATCCACCGCTTTATCGCAGCCCCAGCCAAAGGAATCCCATGAAAACCCAACTGCTCGCCCTTTTGCTCCTTGCCGCCGGCGCATCGGCATCGGCGCACACCGCAACAGAAAAGGCGTTCACCTGCCCGATTGGCGGCGAAACCTTTTCGCAAATCATCGACACCTCGGGCACCAGCTTCGGTATGATGACCGACACGCGCCCGGTCGGGCCGATTGCCGCGCCGTTTGCCATTCCGCAATGCCCCAAAAACAAATTCGTGATGTTTAAAAACCAATTCAGCAAGGCAGAATTGGCGAAGTTTGAGCGCGTGGTCAACAGCGCGGAATACCAGCAAATCGCCGCGCAGTCGCCCAGCTATTTTGCATGGGGGCGTATGATGGAGCTGGCGGGCGAAAACACCGATGCGCAGCAAATGATGAATATTTTTTTAAAGGCAAGCTGGCAGAGCGAAAGCCAAGAATCGTTTAGCAAAACGCTGGAATACGCCGATAAGGTGTTGGCAAACAAGGCAATCAGCAGCAAAGATGCCATTAACACGCAATTTTTGCGCGGCGAAATGCTGCGCAAGCTGGGGCGGTTTGACGAAGCCAAGCGCGTGTTTACCGCGCTGCAAAAAAATCCTGAAGTGAAAAAAGACCAACTGTTTAGCCAGCTTGCCGCGCTGCAACTGAGCTTGGTTGCCAAGAAAAGCATGGTGTCGGAGATTATTGATTTTGATAAGAAATAGGGTTTTCAGGCTGCCTATGTGAACACAAGGCAGCCTGAAAAAGAATAAATAGATGACTATAAAAGAAAATTTCGCAAACCAAACGGTTAGCCCATTACCCTACGCTTATTCACAAATTACTCAATCCAATAGGAGAAAGTCATGCTCGGTGTTGCCATTTTGCTCGGTTTAGCCCTGTGGTTCATTATTGTTTGTCTTGCCACATTTTTACCGTTGATACTGATTAAAAACAAGCGTGCTGCGTGCATCGTTGCTTTTATTGGTTTTATGCTCACCTTTGGTGGCTGGTGGATTAAATGGTTCATTGAGGGGCAACGTACCTATTGGGCAGGAGTGGAAGCCTGCAAGCAGGCAAAACTGACTATCTATGTACAGCCTGAAAAATGGATTGAAATGGTAGGCGGGCATAAGGCTTGGCAGGAACTTGCCGATTCCGAAGAAAAAGAAATGTCCGAGCTCTCCGAAAAAGAAAAGCAGACATATCCCGCTACATTCACTTTTAAAGGAATTAAATATGACTTTCACTACATAACCCATAAGCGTGTATTAGTCTATGGTACAGACCATTATGCATTTAATGATTACGCAAGTTTAGATAGCTATCTTTACTACGATTGGGAAACCAAGACCGTACTATATACATATACTTGGTTCTCTGGAAATGGCAATTCTATCGTAAACGTAGCTGGCGTAAGTTTATCCAATCTACTCGGCATCCGAAATGGGCATAAAGAGTGTAACCCTGAGAATGAACTTGAAATATATAAAAAATATTTTTATTGGAAATAACCTAAACTAGGAGATGAACAAATGAGTAAACATACCATTCAACAAATTGCCAATTACACCGCTCTGGTAAAAGTTAACCATGCCAATTTTGCCAACAGCAAGCAAATCGGATAATTGACACAAAGTAAAGCTAAACATAGCGCACCATAATGTCGCAAAATGATTTCTGCTCCCCCTTAACCCCAAAATAAATTTTAGGCTGCCTTTATGAAACACACAAAGGCAGCCTGAAAACAATCCCCCCAACACGCTTTCAGGCTGCCTAACATCCCATTAGGCAGCCTGAAAACTATTTTTCTATCACCAACTCAATGCGGCAAGTGATAAACCTGCGCCAACGCTTTGACTACATGAATATCATGCGAATCAGCTTTGTTTAACGCGCGGGTGGGCGAATGCAGCAGCTTGTTGGTAAGCTGCACCGACAGACGTTCCAGCACTTCTTCGGGCGGCGTGCCTTTGGCAAGCTGGCGCATGGCGTGGTTGAGCACTTGCTGGCGGGCGCGTTCGCCTTCATCGCGCAGGGCGCAAATCAGCGGCACGCGCTGGCGGCTTTGTTGCCATGCCACAAATTCGTTCACTTTGGCTTGCACCATCGCTTCGGCTTGGGCGGCGGCGGCGGCGCGGGCTTCTTTGCCGTGCGCCACGCGCTCTGCCATGTCGTCCACGGTAAACAAGGCGATGTGGGGCAGCTCGGCAATGCTGGCTTCTATGTCGCGCGGCACGGCTAAATCCAGCATAAATTGGGTTTTACTCGCGTCGCTCGTTTTCAGGCTGCCTGTGCGTTGCGCGACGGCGTGTGCCATCATATCGCGCGTAATCACGGGCAATTCGCTGCCGGTGCAAGAGATGATGATGTCGTAGCGGTGCAGGATTTCGGGCAGGGCTTCCAGCTTGCAGGCTTGCGCGTCGTTGCCCAGTTTGCTGCACAGGTTTGCGGCACGGGTGAGCGTGCGGTTGGCAACCATCAGGCTGCGCGGCTGTTTGGCGGCAAAATAGGTTGCCACGCTTTCGTTCATTTCGCCCGCGCCCACGAACAACACATTCAGGCTGCCGATGTCGCCCACGCTTTGCTCTGCCATGCGCACCGCCGCGCTTGCCATGGAAACCACGTTGTCGCCCACGCCGCTTAGGCTGCGCACTTCTTTGGCAGCCTGAAACGTGCGTTGGAACAGGGCGTTGAGCCATGTGCTGATGCTGCCTTGTTCGCGCGCGATGCGCACGGCTTCTTTCATTTGCCCCAAAATTTGCGCCTCGCCCAGCACCATGCTGTCCAAGCCGCAGGCAACGCGGAAGGCGTGGCGGATGGTTTCGCTGCACCCGAGGGTGTAAAGATAGGGTCGGATGTCGTCGGCGTTTACGCCTTGGTAGTCCGCCAACCAGTTGATAATCATCTCGGCATCGCCCACGCAATACAGCTCGGTGCGGTTGCAGGTGGAAAGGATAACGGCTTCGGCAGCGGCGTTCACGCTCAAATCGCGCACGGCTTCGGGCAACGCAGCGGCGGCAAAGGCAAGCTGCTCGCGGATGGCTAGGGGGGCGGTTTGGTGGTTGAGCCCAATAACGGTGAGTTTCATAACGTGGTTTGTATTATTGGAAATGATTGGCGCGATTATAGCAAAAAATAAAGAGCTTATTGAAACTTTAAGATTTTGACTATTAAATGCGATTCATTCTCATCTGGGATGTCAGTTTTGCTCTATATTTGGCATAGGCATATAATTAAATTTTCCACGCATGTTTGGGGAATCACATGGATTTGCACGCGATCCGGCAGGATTACAGCAAGCAGGAATTATCCGAGGCGCAATGTTTGGCGGACCCGATTGAGCAGTTTGAATTATGGCTGAACGAGGCGATGGCGGCGCAGGTAAACGAGCCGACGGCGATGAACGTGGCAACGGTGGGTGCGGATAACCGCCCCACTAATCGCGTGGTGCTGTTGAAAGAAGTGAACCCGCAGGGTTTTGTTTTTTTTACCAATTACGCCAGCCGCAAGGGGCAGGCGCTGGCGCAGCATCCGTTTGCCGCG of Kingella oralis contains these proteins:
- a CDS encoding thermonuclease family protein, with amino-acid sequence MPHSAFSAPHHPVHYAADFAATGNAIFKLPRMVEPLQGASYRAAFPFNRTTQTIETMKHTLPLFALLLPLAACAQLPISYTARVTGVHDGDTVRVTDAHGAKRRIRLAYIDAPELDQAHGIASRDALRQLVERQTVRLTIHDTDRYQRQIATITLGGQDINRAQIENGNAWHYRSIARKRQNPTDYAQYSQAEARAKQERIGLWHGKNPLAPWAYRQQQRAAMMQENNGAMR
- a CDS encoding DNA ligase, yielding MFAKFIPMLALAAIPAAQAAAPNLMLAQEYKNQNIQGWAMSEKLDGVRAYWDGKQLISRQGNVFAPPAGFTRDFPPFALDGELYIGRGKFEAVSAAVRTAGHSWQGIKLYVFDAPKESGNLYQRLAKAKQHLAKHPNANFAVLAQTPVQNEAHARRFLREIEAQGGEGVMLRNPDTPYQGGRSSDLLKLKSAHDAECVVTQHHEGKGKYAGMLGALSCKNQLGEFRIGSGFKDAQRKNPPKIGSTITYKYRGFTSKGTPRFATFLRARTDK
- a CDS encoding tetratricopeptide repeat protein; its protein translation is MKTQLLALLLLAAGASASAHTATEKAFTCPIGGETFSQIIDTSGTSFGMMTDTRPVGPIAAPFAIPQCPKNKFVMFKNQFSKAELAKFERVVNSAEYQQIAAQSPSYFAWGRMMELAGENTDAQQMMNIFLKASWQSESQESFSKTLEYADKVLANKAISSKDAINTQFLRGEMLRKLGRFDEAKRVFTALQKNPEVKKDQLFSQLAALQLSLVAKKSMVSEIIDFDKK
- the hemA gene encoding glutamyl-tRNA reductase, whose amino-acid sequence is MKLTVIGLNHQTAPLAIREQLAFAAAALPEAVRDLSVNAAAEAVILSTCNRTELYCVGDAEMIINWLADYQGVNADDIRPYLYTLGCSETIRHAFRVACGLDSMVLGEAQILGQMKEAVRIAREQGSISTWLNALFQRTFQAAKEVRSLSGVGDNVVSMASAAVRMAEQSVGDIGSLNVLFVGAGEMNESVATYFAAKQPRSLMVANRTLTRAANLCSKLGNDAQACKLEALPEILHRYDIIISCTGSELPVITRDMMAHAVAQRTGSLKTSDASKTQFMLDLAVPRDIEASIAELPHIALFTVDDMAERVAHGKEARAAAAAQAEAMVQAKVNEFVAWQQSRQRVPLICALRDEGERARQQVLNHAMRQLAKGTPPEEVLERLSVQLTNKLLHSPTRALNKADSHDIHVVKALAQVYHLPH